From the genome of Nicotiana sylvestris chromosome 2, ASM39365v2, whole genome shotgun sequence, one region includes:
- the LOC138885240 gene encoding uncharacterized protein, with amino-acid sequence MLNQGYLKELLSDRGRANFARGRDQPQRPPKPPSPTCIIQMVIGGGEDTVINHVKFTTTHKLKRIVAHEQYDDLEESIIFDKSDTDGLSFPHYDALVITLRIADADVKRIMVDDGSDACIVHPCVLMQIRLEDKIIPRCITLTDFSNAVERISGEIVLPFLVGGVTLETTFHVMN; translated from the coding sequence ATGTTAAACCAGggatacctgaaagaactgctgAGCGACAGAGGACGGGCCAACTTCGCTCGAGGGCGCGATCAACCTCAAAGACCTCCAAAACCACCATCACCAACTTGTATCATACAAATGGTCATTGGTGGCGGTGAAGACacggtaatcaaccatgtgaaattcaccaccacacataaactcaaacGGATAGTTGCCCACGAAcagtatgatgacctcgaagagagtatcatcttcgataagtcggataccgacggtttgtctttccctcactatgatgcctTAGTTATAACTTTACGCATCGCGGATgccgatgtaaaaagaataatggtggatgacggAAGCGATGCGTGTATTGTTCACCCATGTGTCCTCATGCAGATTaggctcgaggataaaataataccgcgttgcataacactaacggaTTTTAGTAATGCAGTGGAGCGAATATCTGGAGAAATAGTGCTACCCTTTCTGGTAGGAGGGGTCACCCTGGAAACGACATTCCACGTCATGAATTAG